Proteins encoded together in one Sphingomonas radiodurans window:
- a CDS encoding SDR family oxidoreductase, protein MTDASRRDLLKGSAVAGAGLAAAPALGQAARRPTPDPKTAYTREPFAEQPQKWPALQREMKPVPDCGERSYRGSGRLQGLKALVTGGDSGIGRAAVIAFAREGADVAINYFPTEEPDAQDVAKLLRAEGRKVVLIPGDLTNAKFCTDLVARANRELGGLDIVVNNAAYQQSKASIDEITAEQFDRTMKTNVYAMFHICKAAIPLLKPGSTVLNTLSVNSYDPGEELLDYATTKGAQLIFTKGLAKQLATKGIRVNGVAPGPVWTPLQVAGGQLPGKLGEFGQDTPLGRAGQPAEFNAIWVTLADPTTSFTSGSVFGATGGTGVI, encoded by the coding sequence ATGACCGACGCCAGCCGCCGCGATCTTCTGAAGGGCAGTGCCGTCGCCGGCGCCGGCCTTGCCGCCGCCCCTGCGCTGGGCCAAGCCGCGCGCCGCCCGACCCCCGATCCCAAGACCGCCTACACCAGGGAACCGTTCGCCGAGCAGCCGCAGAAATGGCCCGCCCTCCAGCGTGAGATGAAGCCCGTCCCCGACTGCGGCGAGCGCAGCTACCGCGGTTCCGGCCGTCTGCAGGGCCTCAAGGCACTCGTCACCGGCGGCGACAGCGGCATCGGCCGCGCCGCGGTGATCGCCTTCGCGCGCGAAGGCGCGGACGTGGCGATCAACTATTTCCCGACCGAGGAGCCTGACGCGCAGGATGTCGCCAAGCTGCTGCGCGCCGAAGGGCGAAAGGTTGTCCTGATCCCTGGCGATCTCACCAACGCCAAATTCTGCACCGATCTCGTCGCGCGCGCCAATCGCGAGCTCGGCGGGCTCGACATTGTCGTCAACAACGCCGCCTACCAACAGAGCAAGGCCTCGATCGACGAGATCACCGCCGAGCAGTTCGATCGCACGATGAAGACCAACGTCTATGCGATGTTCCACATCTGCAAGGCCGCGATCCCGTTGCTCAAGCCCGGTTCGACGGTCCTCAACACGCTGTCGGTGAATTCCTACGATCCCGGCGAGGAACTGCTCGACTACGCCACCACCAAGGGCGCGCAGCTGATCTTCACCAAGGGCCTCGCCAAGCAGCTCGCCACCAAGGGCATCCGCGTCAACGGCGTCGCCCCCGGCCCGGTCTGGACGCCGCTGCAGGTCGCCGGCGGCCAATTGCCCGGCAAACTCGGTGAATTCGGTCAGGATACACCGCTCGGCCGCGCCGGCCAGCCCGCCGAATTCAACGCGATCTGGGTAACGCTCGCCGATCCAACGACGAGCTTCACGAGCGGCAGCGTCTTCGGCGCGACCGGCGGGACGGGCGTAATTTAA